In a single window of the Blastocatellia bacterium genome:
- a CDS encoding response regulator, producing the protein MANASIMVVEDENIVAMDIENSLISLGYQVVGVASTGEDAIDMAGETRPDLVLMDIMLRGEIDG; encoded by the coding sequence ATGGCCAACGCGAGCATCATGGTCGTCGAAGACGAAAACATCGTGGCGATGGACATCGAAAACAGTCTCATCAGCCTCGGCTATCAGGTGGTCGGCGTCGCCTCGACGGGCGAAGATGCCATTGATATGGCGGGCGAAACTCGTCCCGATCTTGTCCTGATGGATATTATGCTGCGGGGAGAGATTGACGGCG